A portion of the Pseudomonas synxantha BG33R genome contains these proteins:
- a CDS encoding transporter substrate-binding domain-containing protein, whose product MPRRIKDYLIILSAGLYFSTAVLAEHQTNPERFTLLSRAGAVQLGTHFDKAQHQWLQNKRELVLGTSAPDYPPFDLTSSGYDYEGLTADYAGLLAKALSLPVNVMRYPSRDAAIRALETGEIDLLGSSNGFEAATPNLILSEPYAVDQPVLVTREGETRSLNEGLDGLRLSLVYHYLPLNEVEKLYPKAIIRAYPSYQNALNAVAFDQADVFLGDTISTHYMINKGYLKNIRMANFGKHEAYGFSFAMREDNRVLLSIVDAVLAAVPITERDSIAKRWSAGSDILLTDKKLQLTQREERWLKEHPVVKVIVNETFAPLTFFDADGNFRGITADLLELIRLRTGLRFSIVRGRDVNAMIDQVTSQKVDMIGAIVPSNTRDSQLNFSRPYLENSYVLLTRKEPGPPANIAQMAGKRLAITQGNPLIETLTNDFPQVHLVETSDTFRASELLAQGQVDGAVSTLVIANYLLSAKAFQDKLQISASIGTTPATYTLATSRHATELSSILDKALLSIAPDEMGVINSRWRGYTAASDSYWRNYHQLISRIIIGTGLLLLISLTWNAYMRRQIKHRKMAERALNDQFEFMRALVNETPHPIYVRDRNGLLQTCNDSYLQVFDVKREDVIGKSVTQMSMALESEAAQYHADYLRVVAEGIPLILDRTLHIHERKLTIYHWILPYRDSTGEVQGIIGGWIDISDRRELFDELRAAKERADEANRAKSTFLATMSHEIRTPMNAVIGMLELTLKRADQGHLDRPAIEVAYNSAKDLLELIGDILDIARIESGRLSLAPERVNLREVIESVVRVFDGLARQKTLSLLLEFKPDLNDIEVLIDPLRFKQVLSNLVSNAIKFTEQGQVKIKVEVQPTQAPEQIELKLVVEDTGIGISREDQLRLFEPFAQADNSGQLARSGAGLGLVICRSLCAMMGGQLSLSSVPMVGTQVHVNLSVPRLQTITVVGEQQPEAPAATRVLNVLVVDDHPANRLLMCQQLGYLGHQFTAAEHGAAGFQAWRKEHFDLVIADCNMPIMNGYELSRSIREYEQREQLVPCVVLGFTANAQPEERQRCVQAGMDDCLFKPISLTVLERQLAQIAPKPANQRLNLECLQALTGGDPQLSRRLLEELLSSSRDDRQALVTLLNRQAQPPEIIEQAHKIKGAARIVQAHSLAGQCEALEQTCARNEEWATIETGIKALEHLMLELERMLQVQLAELQGQ is encoded by the coding sequence ATGCCCAGGCGTATAAAGGACTATCTGATTATATTGAGTGCCGGTCTGTACTTCAGCACTGCCGTGCTCGCAGAGCACCAAACAAACCCGGAACGCTTCACCTTATTGAGTCGTGCGGGAGCCGTTCAACTCGGCACTCATTTTGATAAGGCTCAGCACCAGTGGCTACAAAACAAACGCGAACTGGTGCTGGGCACCTCCGCGCCCGATTACCCGCCATTCGACCTGACGTCCAGCGGCTATGATTATGAAGGGCTGACCGCCGATTACGCGGGGTTGTTGGCCAAAGCACTCTCCTTGCCGGTCAACGTAATGCGCTACCCGTCCCGGGATGCAGCCATTCGAGCCTTGGAAACCGGGGAAATCGACTTGTTGGGCTCATCCAACGGTTTTGAGGCTGCGACACCGAACCTTATCCTCTCTGAACCCTACGCCGTGGACCAACCGGTACTGGTCACCCGCGAGGGAGAAACCCGTAGCCTCAACGAGGGCCTGGACGGGCTGCGCTTGAGCCTTGTCTACCATTACCTGCCGCTCAATGAGGTAGAAAAGCTGTACCCCAAGGCCATCATCCGCGCCTATCCGTCTTATCAGAACGCCTTGAATGCGGTGGCCTTCGACCAGGCGGATGTGTTTCTGGGTGACACCATTTCCACCCACTACATGATCAACAAGGGTTATCTCAAAAACATCCGCATGGCCAATTTCGGCAAGCATGAGGCTTATGGTTTCAGCTTCGCCATGCGTGAAGATAACCGCGTGCTGCTGAGCATTGTCGACGCGGTCCTGGCTGCGGTCCCCATCACCGAACGAGACAGCATCGCCAAACGCTGGAGCGCCGGCAGCGATATCCTGCTCACCGACAAGAAATTGCAACTGACCCAACGCGAAGAGCGCTGGCTTAAAGAGCATCCGGTGGTCAAGGTGATCGTCAATGAAACCTTCGCGCCTCTCACGTTCTTCGATGCGGACGGCAACTTTCGCGGCATTACCGCCGATCTCCTGGAGCTGATTCGCCTGCGCACCGGCCTACGCTTTTCGATCGTACGCGGGCGTGATGTCAACGCGATGATCGATCAGGTCACCAGCCAGAAGGTCGATATGATCGGGGCCATTGTGCCGAGCAACACAAGGGACTCGCAGCTCAATTTCAGCCGACCCTACCTGGAAAACTCCTACGTATTGTTGACACGCAAGGAGCCAGGGCCACCCGCGAACATCGCACAAATGGCAGGAAAGCGCCTGGCGATAACCCAGGGCAACCCCTTGATCGAGACCTTGACCAACGATTTTCCCCAGGTTCACCTGGTCGAAACCAGTGATACTTTCAGGGCATCGGAGTTACTCGCACAAGGCCAAGTGGATGGCGCGGTGAGCACACTGGTGATCGCCAACTACCTGCTGTCTGCCAAGGCTTTTCAGGACAAGCTGCAGATCAGCGCCAGCATTGGCACTACGCCGGCAACTTATACCCTGGCGACATCGCGCCACGCCACGGAGCTGAGCTCAATCCTCGACAAGGCGCTGCTCAGCATCGCCCCGGATGAAATGGGCGTGATCAACAGTCGTTGGCGGGGTTACACCGCCGCGTCCGACAGCTACTGGCGCAACTACCATCAATTGATATCTCGAATCATCATCGGCACCGGGCTGTTGCTACTGATTTCCCTGACCTGGAACGCCTACATGCGGCGCCAGATAAAACACCGCAAAATGGCCGAACGGGCCCTGAACGACCAATTCGAATTCATGCGTGCGCTGGTCAATGAAACCCCCCATCCGATCTACGTGCGTGACCGCAACGGCCTGCTGCAAACCTGCAACGACAGCTACCTGCAGGTATTCGACGTCAAACGCGAAGACGTGATCGGCAAAAGCGTCACCCAGATGAGCATGGCCCTGGAGTCGGAGGCGGCGCAATACCATGCCGACTATCTGCGCGTAGTGGCCGAGGGCATTCCGCTGATCCTGGATCGCACATTGCATATCCACGAGCGCAAACTGACGATCTATCACTGGATCCTGCCGTACCGCGACTCCACAGGCGAAGTCCAGGGCATCATCGGCGGCTGGATCGACATCAGCGACCGACGCGAGTTGTTTGATGAGCTACGCGCCGCCAAAGAGCGGGCCGATGAGGCCAATCGCGCCAAGAGCACGTTCCTTGCCACCATGAGCCACGAGATCCGTACGCCCATGAACGCCGTGATCGGAATGCTCGAACTGACGCTCAAGCGCGCCGATCAAGGGCATCTCGACCGCCCGGCCATCGAAGTGGCGTACAACTCGGCCAAGGATCTGCTGGAGTTGATCGGTGACATCCTGGACATCGCACGTATCGAGTCCGGCCGTCTCAGCCTGGCGCCGGAGCGCGTCAACCTGCGCGAGGTGATTGAGTCGGTGGTGCGTGTCTTCGACGGTCTCGCACGCCAGAAAACCCTCAGCCTGCTGCTGGAATTCAAGCCCGACCTGAACGATATCGAAGTGCTGATAGATCCTCTGCGCTTCAAGCAAGTACTGTCGAACCTGGTGAGCAACGCGATCAAGTTCACCGAGCAAGGTCAGGTGAAGATCAAGGTGGAAGTACAGCCGACCCAGGCACCGGAGCAGATCGAGCTGAAGCTGGTGGTGGAAGACACCGGCATCGGCATCAGCAGGGAGGATCAACTGCGTCTGTTCGAACCCTTTGCCCAAGCGGACAATTCCGGTCAACTGGCCAGGAGCGGCGCGGGGCTGGGGCTGGTGATCTGCCGCAGCCTGTGCGCCATGATGGGCGGCCAGTTGAGCCTGAGCAGCGTGCCCATGGTAGGTACCCAGGTGCACGTCAACCTGAGCGTACCCCGCCTGCAAACGATCACGGTGGTGGGTGAGCAACAGCCTGAAGCGCCGGCCGCCACTCGGGTGCTGAATGTACTGGTGGTAGACGACCACCCGGCGAACCGCCTGCTGATGTGCCAGCAACTGGGCTACCTGGGTCATCAATTCACTGCCGCCGAGCACGGTGCTGCAGGGTTCCAGGCCTGGCGCAAGGAGCATTTCGACCTGGTGATCGCCGATTGCAACATGCCCATCATGAATGGCTATGAGCTGAGCCGTTCAATCCGTGAGTATGAGCAACGCGAACAATTGGTACCTTGCGTGGTGCTGGGCTTTACCGCCAATGCCCAGCCAGAGGAAAGACAACGTTGCGTGCAGGCCGGCATGGATGACTGCCTGTTCAAGCCCATCAGCCTGACCGTACTGGAACGACAACTGGCGCAAATCGCCCCCAAACCTGCGAACCAGCGCCTGAACCTCGAGTGCCTGCAAGCGTTGACCGGCGGCGACCCGCAATTGAGTCGACGCCTGCTGGAGGAGCTGCTGAGCAGCAGCCGTGACGACCGTCAGGCGCTTGTCACGCTGTTGAACCGGCAGGCCCAACCCCCTGAGATCATTGAGCAAGCCCACAAAATCAAGGGCGCAGCCCGTATCGTTCAGGCCCATTCATTGGCTGGGCAATGCGAAGCGCTGGAGCAAACCTGCGCTCGCAATGAAGAGTGGGCAACCATTGAAACCGGCATCAAGGCGCTGGAGCATCTCATGCTGGAACTGGAGAGGATGCTGCAGGTTCAACTGGCCGAGCTGCAAGGCCAATAA
- a CDS encoding response regulator transcription factor, translated as MNSVFIIDDHPVIRLAIRMLLEHEGYKVVGETDNGCDAIQMVRECLPDLVILDISIPKLDGLEVLCRFNAMNTSMKTLVLTAQCPTLFATRCMRSGAEGYVCKEGDLSELLSAIRAVLSGYNYFPSQALNGPGTEGLDVQELELFKTVNDRELMVLQLFAQGRTNKEIAKGMFLSNKTVSTYKKRLMQKLKAKSLVELIEMAKRNALV; from the coding sequence ATGAACTCAGTTTTTATTATCGATGACCACCCGGTAATCCGGCTTGCCATTCGAATGTTACTGGAGCATGAGGGTTACAAGGTCGTCGGCGAAACAGACAATGGGTGCGATGCGATACAGATGGTCCGCGAATGCCTTCCAGACCTGGTGATTCTCGACATCAGCATCCCGAAACTCGACGGCCTTGAGGTGCTCTGCCGATTCAACGCCATGAACACCTCGATGAAAACCCTCGTGCTCACGGCGCAATGCCCTACGCTGTTCGCCACGCGATGCATGCGCTCGGGTGCCGAGGGCTATGTGTGCAAGGAAGGGGACTTGAGCGAGTTGCTGAGCGCCATCCGTGCGGTCCTGTCCGGTTACAACTACTTCCCCAGCCAGGCGTTGAACGGCCCCGGAACGGAAGGCCTGGATGTACAAGAACTGGAACTGTTCAAGACAGTCAATGACCGGGAGCTGATGGTCTTGCAACTTTTTGCACAAGGCCGCACTAACAAGGAAATAGCCAAAGGCATGTTTTTGAGCAACAAGACTGTCAGTACTTATAAAAAGAGGTTAATGCAAAAACTCAAAGCCAAATCCTTGGTAGAACTCATCGAGATGGCAAAACGAAACGCGCTAGTGTGA
- a CDS encoding response regulator has product MPRHSLRILLVEDHPFQLLATQCLLKSFGFEQLTPVENAEQAIHTMSRSEHPFDLMLCDQCLPDLPGLELIEIANRQRFITGAILLSGLPMQELINLSRQALQRRLPLLGYLSKPLNKDELERLIG; this is encoded by the coding sequence ATGCCCAGACACTCTCTTCGTATTCTTTTGGTGGAGGATCACCCTTTTCAACTTCTGGCCACCCAGTGCTTGCTCAAAAGCTTCGGCTTCGAGCAACTGACACCCGTGGAAAATGCCGAGCAGGCCATACACACGATGAGTCGGTCCGAACACCCCTTCGACCTGATGCTGTGTGACCAATGCCTGCCTGACCTGCCAGGGCTTGAACTGATCGAAATCGCCAACCGCCAGCGCTTCATCACTGGCGCCATTCTGTTAAGCGGCTTACCCATGCAGGAATTGATCAACCTGAGCAGGCAAGCCTTGCAACGACGTCTTCCACTGCTTGGCTATTTATCCAAGCCCTTGAACAAAGATGAGTTGGAAAGGCTAATAGGTTAA
- a CDS encoding deoxyguanosinetriphosphate triphosphohydrolase — MDWPTLLNRERLGKPLHSPEELGRSPFHKDHDRIIFSGAFRRLGRKTQVHPVSSNDHIHTRLTHSLEVSCVGRSLGMRVGETLRGALPDWCDPSDLGMVVQSACLAHDIGNPPFGHSGEDAIRHWFQQAAGRGWLDDMSSAERNDFLNFEGNAQGFRVLTQLEYHQFDGGTRLTYATLGTYLKYPWTARHADSLGYKKHKFGCYQSELPILEQIAHKLGLPQLEEQRWARHPLVYLMEAADDICYALIDLEDGLEMELLQYAEVESLLLDLVGDDLPQTYRQLGPLDSRRRKLAILRGKAIEHLTNAAAQAFVEQQDALLAGTLPGDLVEHMHGPAKRCVLDAKDMARKKIFQDKRKTLHEIGAYTTLEILLNAFCGAALEQHGGRTPSFKNRRILDLLGNSAPDPAWPLHASFLRMIDFIAGMTDSYATEMAREMTGRSSPQ, encoded by the coding sequence TTGGATTGGCCCACCCTGCTGAACCGCGAACGCCTGGGAAAACCTCTGCACAGCCCTGAAGAACTGGGCCGCAGCCCCTTTCACAAAGACCACGACCGCATTATTTTCTCCGGCGCGTTCCGGCGCCTGGGCCGCAAGACCCAGGTGCATCCGGTATCGAGCAACGACCATATCCACACGCGCCTGACCCATTCGCTGGAAGTCAGTTGCGTCGGCCGCTCCCTGGGTATGCGCGTGGGTGAAACGTTGCGCGGCGCCCTGCCCGACTGGTGCGACCCGAGCGACCTGGGCATGGTGGTGCAATCGGCTTGCCTTGCCCACGACATCGGTAACCCGCCGTTCGGGCACTCTGGCGAGGATGCCATTCGCCACTGGTTCCAACAGGCCGCCGGGCGCGGCTGGTTGGACGACATGAGCAGCGCCGAACGCAATGACTTTCTCAACTTCGAAGGCAATGCCCAGGGCTTTCGTGTACTGACCCAACTTGAATACCATCAGTTCGACGGCGGCACGCGGCTGACCTACGCCACCTTGGGGACATACCTCAAGTACCCCTGGACCGCCCGCCACGCCGACTCGCTGGGCTACAAGAAGCACAAATTCGGCTGTTACCAGAGCGAGCTGCCGATTCTGGAGCAGATCGCCCATAAGCTCGGCCTGCCCCAGCTTGAAGAGCAACGCTGGGCCCGTCACCCGCTCGTATACCTGATGGAAGCGGCCGACGACATCTGCTATGCGCTGATCGACCTGGAAGACGGCTTGGAAATGGAGCTGCTGCAGTACGCCGAAGTCGAGTCGCTGTTGCTTGATCTGGTGGGCGATGACTTGCCGCAGACGTACCGCCAATTGGGCCCGCTTGACTCTCGGCGCCGCAAGCTGGCGATCTTGCGCGGCAAAGCGATTGAGCACCTGACCAATGCGGCGGCGCAGGCCTTTGTCGAACAGCAGGACGCCCTGCTCGCTGGCACGCTGCCGGGTGATCTGGTCGAGCATATGCACGGGCCGGCGAAGCGCTGTGTGCTGGATGCCAAGGACATGGCGCGCAAGAAGATCTTCCAGGATAAGCGCAAGACACTGCACGAAATCGGCGCCTACACCACCCTGGAAATCCTGCTGAACGCCTTCTGCGGCGCGGCCCTTGAACAACATGGCGGGCGCACGCCGTCATTCAAGAATCGGCGCATTCTGGACTTGCTGGGCAATAGCGCGCCGGATCCGGCCTGGCCGCTGCACGCCTCGTTCCTGCGGATGATCGACTTCATCGCCGGTATGACCGACAGCTACGCCACTGAAATGGCACGGGAGATGACCGGGCGTTCCAGCCCTCAATAA
- a CDS encoding phage holin family protein, with product MSIGESSSSTSAHSSASGSTSRRLGAAVLGLLHSHVELFGIELQEQKARTVSLLLFAGLALVFALLLLVGLSTLVMILVWDTGYRLTGIICLCVFYSLAAAFCGVRLKAAVFDESTPFHATLEELANDRERLLP from the coding sequence ATGTCTATCGGCGAATCCAGCTCATCAACGAGCGCACACTCTTCGGCAAGCGGCTCCACCTCCCGGCGCTTGGGCGCCGCTGTGCTGGGCTTGCTGCACAGTCATGTCGAGTTGTTTGGCATCGAATTGCAGGAGCAAAAGGCCCGCACTGTCAGCCTGTTGTTGTTTGCCGGTCTGGCGTTGGTGTTCGCCCTGCTGTTGCTGGTAGGGTTGTCGACGCTGGTGATGATCCTGGTGTGGGATACCGGCTACCGCCTGACAGGGATCATCTGCCTTTGCGTGTTCTATAGCCTGGCCGCGGCCTTCTGCGGTGTGCGCCTGAAAGCGGCGGTGTTCGATGAATCCACGCCCTTCCACGCCACGCTCGAAGAGCTGGCCAACGACCGGGAGCGCCTGCTGCCATGA
- a CDS encoding DUF883 family protein, with product MAGKTAKTAQEILMADFQTLVSDTERLLDDTAVLAGDQADELRTKIHESLLKARETLQLTEDSLRERGQAAITATEDYVQANPWQSVGIAAGVGFLIGLLATRR from the coding sequence ATGGCCGGTAAAACAGCAAAGACTGCTCAAGAGATACTGATGGCGGATTTTCAAACCCTGGTCAGTGATACCGAAAGGTTGCTGGACGACACCGCAGTACTGGCCGGCGATCAGGCCGACGAACTGCGCACCAAGATCCACGAGAGCCTGCTCAAGGCCCGCGAGACCTTGCAACTGACCGAAGACTCCCTGCGCGAGCGCGGTCAGGCGGCCATCACCGCCACCGAAGACTACGTGCAAGCCAACCCATGGCAGTCAGTCGGCATCGCTGCCGGCGTGGGCTTTTTGATCGGTCTGCTGGCTACAAGGCGCTAA
- a CDS encoding ammonium transporter: protein MENLQSAVDTLVHSSNTLFILIGAVMVLAMHAGFAFLEVGTVRQKNQVNALSKILSDFAISTLAYFFIGYWISYGVSFMQPAAVISADHGYGLVKFFFLLTFAAAIPAIISGGIAERAKFAPQLCATALIVAFIYPFFEGMVWNGNFGLQAWLLASFGASFHDFAGSVVVHAMGGWLALAAVLLLGPRNGRYREGRLVAFAPSSIPFLALGSWILIVGWFGFNVMSAQTLNGVSGLVAVNSLMAMVGGTVAALVIGRNDPGFLHNGPLAGLVAICAGSDLMHPVGALVTGVVAGGLFVWCFIAAQARWKIDDVLGVWPLHGLCGVWGGIACGIFGQAALGGLGGVSLISQLIGTGLGVSVAFGGGLLVYGVIKRVQGLRLSQEEEYYGADLSIHKIGAVSQD, encoded by the coding sequence ATGGAAAATCTGCAAAGTGCGGTGGATACACTCGTCCACAGTTCCAACACCCTGTTTATCCTGATTGGCGCGGTCATGGTTCTGGCCATGCACGCCGGCTTTGCCTTCCTTGAGGTCGGCACGGTGCGCCAGAAGAATCAGGTCAACGCCCTGTCGAAAATCCTCAGCGATTTCGCCATCTCCACCCTGGCCTATTTCTTTATAGGCTATTGGATCTCATACGGTGTGAGCTTCATGCAACCGGCAGCCGTCATCAGCGCCGATCATGGCTACGGCCTGGTGAAGTTTTTCTTCCTGCTGACCTTCGCCGCCGCGATCCCAGCGATCATTTCCGGTGGCATAGCCGAACGTGCGAAGTTTGCCCCGCAGTTGTGCGCCACTGCGCTGATCGTGGCGTTTATCTACCCGTTCTTCGAGGGTATGGTGTGGAACGGCAATTTCGGTCTGCAAGCCTGGCTGCTTGCAAGCTTTGGTGCCAGTTTTCACGATTTTGCCGGTTCCGTGGTGGTGCACGCCATGGGTGGCTGGCTGGCGCTGGCGGCGGTGTTGCTGCTGGGGCCGCGCAATGGACGTTATCGCGAAGGGCGCCTGGTGGCGTTTGCACCGTCGAGCATCCCGTTCCTGGCGCTGGGGTCGTGGATCCTGATCGTGGGATGGTTCGGCTTTAACGTGATGAGTGCGCAGACCCTCAACGGGGTCAGCGGCCTGGTGGCCGTCAATTCGTTGATGGCTATGGTTGGCGGTACCGTGGCCGCGCTGGTGATTGGCCGTAACGACCCAGGATTCCTGCACAATGGCCCCCTGGCCGGGCTGGTGGCGATCTGCGCAGGTTCCGACCTGATGCATCCGGTGGGCGCGCTGGTCACCGGCGTGGTCGCAGGTGGCTTGTTTGTGTGGTGCTTTATCGCTGCCCAGGCGCGCTGGAAGATCGACGACGTGCTGGGCGTGTGGCCGTTGCACGGCTTGTGTGGCGTGTGGGGCGGCATCGCCTGCGGCATCTTCGGGCAGGCCGCCCTGGGCGGGCTTGGCGGCGTCAGCTTGATCAGCCAGTTGATCGGCACCGGCCTGGGCGTGTCGGTGGCGTTTGGTGGCGGCTTGCTGGTGTACGGCGTGATCAAGCGCGTGCAAGGGCTGCGCTTGAGTCAGGAAGAGGAGTATTACGGCGCGGACCTGTCGATCCACAAGATCGGTGCGGTCAGTCAGGATTGA
- a CDS encoding cation:proton antiporter, which yields MPVFANLLIILASSLVVIALFRRLQLPPVLGYLCVGLAVGPTALDWVNDNEDLPDLAEMGVVFLLFSLGLEFSLSKMFALRRVVFGLGSLQVLGCGALLGAALMGLGLAPGVALLLGAGLALSSTAIVSKELTSLGEIFSSHGQNAIGVLLFQDVVAVLLLTLVPVFAGSSDQAWYWALPLTLGKTVVLFVGLLFASRWLLPRLFREVAASHSAELFVLLALVIVLLTAWLTHLLGLSPALGAFLAGMLLGESHYRHQIEADIRPFRDILLGLFFVSIGMLIDLQLFISHSLLILGLTITLMLVKGCVVATLVKLRGSDTETAWRSGLALAQGGEFCFALMAQMQQSRLIPDEFNGLLLAATFCSMLLTPLLLRAAPAIALRLHRKPNQQVQLEHITALNAQLHGHAVICGYGRVGQSIGRFLRREHQAFIALDDDPERVQEAATEESSVHYGDCRRGALLSAVGLERARLVVIAVDNSDVALVVLKEARRINPQVPILVRTRDDSQLAELKAAGASEVVPELLESSLMLASHALILLGLPDQQVQARVDEVRQNHYRLLHGFYPPPHTDEQAPINPD from the coding sequence ATGCCTGTGTTTGCCAACCTGCTGATCATCCTGGCCTCATCCCTGGTGGTGATTGCGCTGTTTCGCCGGCTGCAACTGCCGCCCGTGCTGGGCTACCTGTGCGTGGGCCTGGCGGTAGGGCCTACCGCGCTGGACTGGGTGAACGACAACGAGGACCTGCCGGACCTGGCCGAGATGGGCGTGGTGTTTCTGCTGTTCTCCCTGGGCCTGGAGTTTTCCCTGTCGAAAATGTTCGCCCTGCGCCGCGTGGTGTTTGGCCTGGGCAGTTTGCAGGTGTTGGGATGCGGCGCCTTGCTCGGCGCTGCGCTGATGGGCTTGGGCCTGGCGCCCGGCGTCGCGCTGTTGCTGGGTGCTGGGTTGGCGTTGTCGTCCACGGCCATCGTCAGCAAGGAACTGACCAGTCTTGGGGAGATCTTCAGCAGCCACGGCCAGAATGCGATAGGCGTGCTGCTGTTCCAGGATGTGGTGGCGGTATTGCTGCTGACACTGGTGCCGGTGTTTGCCGGCAGCAGTGACCAAGCCTGGTACTGGGCGTTGCCGCTGACCCTGGGCAAGACTGTGGTGTTGTTCGTGGGGCTGTTATTCGCCAGCCGCTGGTTGCTGCCGCGGTTGTTCCGTGAAGTCGCCGCGTCCCATTCCGCAGAGTTGTTCGTGCTGCTGGCGCTGGTGATTGTGTTGCTCACGGCCTGGCTCACCCATCTACTCGGCCTGTCCCCTGCCCTTGGGGCGTTCCTGGCCGGCATGTTGCTGGGTGAAAGTCATTACCGTCACCAGATCGAAGCGGATATCCGGCCGTTCCGAGACATTCTGCTGGGGCTGTTTTTCGTCAGCATCGGCATGTTGATCGACTTGCAGTTGTTCATCAGCCATAGCCTGTTGATCCTAGGTCTGACCATCACGCTGATGTTGGTCAAAGGTTGCGTAGTCGCCACACTGGTCAAGCTGCGCGGCAGCGACACTGAAACCGCCTGGCGCAGCGGCCTGGCCCTGGCCCAGGGCGGCGAGTTCTGTTTTGCGCTGATGGCGCAGATGCAACAGAGCCGGTTGATTCCGGATGAGTTCAACGGCCTGCTCCTGGCCGCCACGTTCTGCTCGATGCTGTTGACGCCGCTGCTGTTGCGCGCAGCGCCGGCCATTGCCCTGCGCCTGCATCGCAAGCCCAACCAGCAAGTGCAACTGGAGCACATCACCGCGCTCAACGCTCAGTTGCACGGGCACGCGGTGATTTGCGGTTATGGTCGGGTGGGACAATCGATCGGGCGTTTTTTGCGCCGCGAGCACCAGGCGTTTATCGCCCTGGATGACGACCCCGAACGGGTGCAGGAGGCCGCCACCGAGGAAAGCAGCGTGCATTATGGCGACTGCCGCCGGGGTGCCTTGCTCAGTGCTGTGGGCCTGGAGCGAGCGCGGTTGGTGGTGATCGCCGTCGACAACAGCGATGTCGCCCTGGTGGTGCTCAAGGAAGCGCGACGGATCAACCCACAGGTGCCGATCCTGGTGCGCACCCGTGATGACAGCCAGTTGGCTGAACTCAAGGCCGCGGGGGCCAGCGAAGTGGTGCCCGAGTTGCTTGAATCAAGCCTGATGCTCGCTTCCCACGCCCTGATCCTGCTGGGCCTGCCGGACCAACAGGTACAGGCGCGGGTGGATGAAGTGCGGCAGAACCACTATCGCTTGCTGCACGGGTTTTATCCGCCGCCACACACTGATGAACAAGCGCCGATCAATCCTGACTGA
- a CDS encoding glutaredoxin family protein, protein MPPECQLFGTLGCHLCEIAEAEIMPLVEHGLLVELVDITEPDDLTEDYGLRIPVLRRKDTGAELDWPFDTDQVVAFLR, encoded by the coding sequence ATGCCTCCTGAATGCCAGCTGTTCGGCACCCTGGGTTGCCATCTGTGTGAAATTGCCGAAGCCGAAATCATGCCGCTCGTCGAACACGGGCTGCTGGTGGAGTTGGTGGATATCACTGAGCCAGATGACCTGACAGAAGACTACGGCCTGCGGATTCCGGTGCTTCGCCGCAAGGACACCGGGGCGGAACTGGACTGGCCGTTCGACACCGACCAGGTCGTTGCCTTTCTGCGCTGA
- a CDS encoding pseudouridine synthase gives MSTSGFSAAQHQASTLYLPPGPWATVIDCLCDHFPAIGREQWRDRIARGRVLDINGSPISQGLAYKEGLCIYYFREVPNEKVIPAQETILYADEHLVVADKPHFLPVTPAGEYVEQTLLRRLIRRLDNPALVPLHRIDRHTAGLVLFSANPQSRSAYQQLFPTRRIDKFYEAIAPALPNLSFPLVHKSRLVDGEPFFRMQEGPGASNTETAVEVREKKGGLWRYGLFPVTGKKHQLRVHMTALGASICNDPFYPEVVKDAEDDYAHPLKLLAQGVRFIDPLNGEERSFHSRITLDW, from the coding sequence ATGTCCACTTCCGGTTTTTCCGCCGCCCAGCACCAAGCCAGCACGTTGTATCTGCCACCGGGGCCTTGGGCAACGGTGATCGACTGCCTGTGCGATCACTTCCCGGCCATTGGCCGTGAACAGTGGCGGGACCGCATTGCCCGGGGGCGAGTGCTGGATATCAACGGTAGCCCGATCAGCCAGGGCCTGGCCTACAAGGAAGGCCTGTGCATCTATTACTTTCGCGAAGTACCCAACGAAAAAGTGATTCCGGCACAGGAAACTATCCTGTACGCCGATGAACATCTGGTGGTGGCGGACAAGCCGCATTTCCTGCCGGTAACTCCCGCCGGCGAGTACGTTGAGCAAACCCTGTTGCGTCGCCTGATCCGTCGCCTGGACAACCCCGCCCTGGTGCCGTTGCACCGCATCGATAGGCACACGGCGGGGCTGGTGCTGTTCTCGGCCAACCCGCAAAGCCGCTCGGCGTACCAGCAACTGTTTCCCACGCGGCGTATCGACAAATTCTACGAAGCCATCGCCCCGGCCCTGCCGAACCTGAGCTTTCCCCTGGTGCATAAAAGCCGCCTGGTGGATGGCGAACCCTTCTTTCGGATGCAGGAAGGGCCGGGCGCCAGCAACACCGAGACGGCCGTTGAGGTGCGCGAGAAAAAGGGTGGTTTATGGCGTTACGGTCTGTTCCCGGTGACTGGCAAGAAACACCAGCTGCGCGTACACATGACTGCCCTCGGGGCGAGTATCTGCAATGACCCGTTCTATCCCGAGGTGGTCAAGGACGCCGAGGACGACTACGCCCACCCCCTGAAGCTGCTGGCCCAGGGCGTGCGTTTCATCGACCCGCTAAATGGTGAAGAACGCAGTTTTCACAGCCGTATCACCCTCGACTGGTAA